A region of Acidithiobacillus ferridurans DNA encodes the following proteins:
- the cadR gene encoding Cd(II)/Pb(II)-responsive transcriptional regulator, with protein sequence MRIGELGQATCVDPETIRYYERIGLLPAPVRRANGYRAYGLAHLERLAFIRHCRALDMPLADVQRLLHLLDHPLDDCLDVDRLINTHLAHVQGRLQSLQALARQLEQLRGRCHGRHTTAECGILHELVAAAQGEGCVCHDGSAPNSPEVIEIS encoded by the coding sequence ATGCGAATTGGCGAACTTGGGCAGGCCACGTGCGTGGATCCAGAGACCATCCGTTATTATGAACGGATAGGCCTCTTGCCCGCGCCAGTTCGGCGGGCGAACGGCTATCGCGCTTATGGCCTCGCGCATCTGGAACGGCTTGCCTTTATTCGCCACTGCCGGGCGCTGGACATGCCACTTGCGGACGTGCAGCGACTCTTGCATCTGCTGGATCATCCGCTGGACGATTGCCTAGACGTGGATCGGTTGATCAATACGCATCTGGCTCATGTACAGGGACGGCTCCAATCGCTACAAGCGCTGGCGAGGCAGCTTGAGCAACTGCGCGGACGCTGCCATGGGCGGCATACCACCGCCGAATGCGGTATCCTGCATGAGTTGGTGGCCGCTGCCCAAGGGGAAGGGTGTGTGTGCCACGACGGTTCGGCCCCGAACAGCCCAGAGGTCATAGAAATCTCCTAA
- a CDS encoding heavy metal translocating P-type ATPase, translated as MDHSGHQEHEIETAHPDFHAHMHPAALGHAGMHGGHDHGAMIADFRRRFWVSLVLTIPILLLSPLIQHLLGLEAALAFTGSSYVLFALSSGVYFYGGWPFLKGLFAELETRKPAMMTLIALAISVAYFYSSAVVFGVQGEVFFWELATLIDVMLLGHWIEMKSVMGASGALEKLVQMMPSEAHLVTPEGMKDVPVANLQRGDRVLVKPGEKIPTDGRIVEGRTTVNQAMLTGESQPVEKGDGDEVIGGSVNGESSITVEVHKTGSETYLAQVIEMVRRAQESRSRTQDLADRAALVLTLTALSVGGLTLAIWLVLGQHFEFALARMVTVMVIACPHALGLAIPLVVAVSTAMAAQHGLLIRDRSAFERARQLQAVVFDKTGTLTEGRFGVTDVVVLGGYAEDQVVRLAAALESQSEHPIAAGIVAYAKAKDIGFEPPKEFKAIPGKGAQAVVNGRNVKVVSPGYLKEHGLDVSDERIAALASQGKTVIYLLVDEKPAGAVALADIIRAESREALARLKGMGVQVMMLTGDSEAVARWVAQEMGLDDYFAEVLPGQKAEKIKEVKARGLRVAMVGDGVNDAPALVEADVGIAIGAGTDVAIESADIVLVRSDPRDVVAILELSRATYRKMIQNLWWGAGYNIVAIPLAAGVAYSVGLVLSPAVGAALMSVSTVIVAINAKLLQRVRLTA; from the coding sequence ATGGACCATTCAGGACATCAGGAACACGAGATAGAAACCGCCCACCCCGATTTCCACGCCCATATGCACCCCGCCGCTCTTGGCCACGCCGGGATGCATGGCGGTCATGACCATGGCGCCATGATCGCCGATTTTCGGCGGCGGTTCTGGGTATCGCTGGTGCTGACGATCCCTATCCTCCTTTTGTCGCCGCTTATCCAGCATCTGCTGGGGCTGGAGGCTGCTCTCGCCTTTACGGGGTCGTCCTATGTGCTTTTCGCGCTATCGAGCGGGGTGTATTTCTACGGCGGTTGGCCCTTCCTGAAGGGGCTGTTTGCCGAGCTCGAAACCCGCAAGCCAGCCATGATGACGCTGATCGCCCTGGCCATCAGCGTGGCCTATTTTTACTCGAGTGCCGTCGTGTTCGGGGTTCAGGGTGAAGTGTTCTTCTGGGAACTTGCCACGCTGATCGATGTGATGCTGCTCGGCCACTGGATCGAGATGAAATCGGTCATGGGGGCTTCCGGCGCACTGGAAAAACTGGTGCAAATGATGCCATCCGAGGCCCATCTCGTCACCCCGGAGGGCATGAAAGACGTGCCGGTCGCCAATCTGCAGCGCGGTGACCGGGTGCTGGTGAAGCCCGGCGAAAAAATTCCTACGGACGGGCGTATCGTCGAAGGGCGAACCACCGTCAATCAGGCCATGCTCACCGGCGAAAGCCAGCCCGTGGAGAAGGGGGACGGCGACGAAGTTATCGGCGGTTCGGTTAACGGCGAGTCGAGTATCACCGTCGAGGTCCACAAGACCGGCAGTGAAACCTATCTTGCACAGGTCATCGAGATGGTGCGCCGGGCGCAGGAGTCCCGCTCCCGGACTCAGGACCTGGCCGACCGCGCGGCCCTGGTGCTGACCCTTACCGCGTTGAGCGTCGGGGGGCTTACCCTTGCCATTTGGCTGGTCCTTGGCCAGCACTTCGAGTTTGCCCTGGCCCGCATGGTGACCGTCATGGTGATTGCCTGTCCCCATGCCCTGGGCCTGGCGATTCCGCTGGTCGTTGCCGTGTCCACCGCCATGGCGGCGCAGCATGGGCTGCTTATCCGGGACCGGTCTGCTTTTGAGCGGGCGCGCCAACTGCAGGCGGTAGTGTTCGACAAGACCGGGACCTTGACGGAGGGACGGTTTGGCGTCACGGATGTGGTCGTGCTGGGCGGATACGCCGAAGATCAGGTCGTACGGCTTGCCGCGGCCCTCGAAAGCCAGTCGGAGCACCCCATCGCCGCCGGCATCGTGGCATATGCCAAAGCGAAGGACATCGGCTTCGAGCCTCCCAAGGAATTCAAGGCCATCCCCGGCAAGGGCGCACAAGCCGTTGTAAATGGCCGCAATGTGAAAGTTGTAAGCCCCGGCTATCTCAAGGAGCATGGCCTTGATGTCAGCGATGAGCGGATCGCGGCCTTGGCATCCCAGGGCAAAACGGTGATATACCTGCTCGTCGACGAAAAACCAGCGGGGGCTGTCGCGCTGGCCGACATCATTCGAGCGGAGTCGCGGGAAGCCCTAGCACGGCTGAAGGGGATGGGCGTGCAGGTGATGATGCTGACCGGCGACTCGGAAGCGGTGGCCCGCTGGGTGGCCCAGGAAATGGGGCTGGACGACTATTTCGCCGAAGTGCTCCCTGGACAAAAGGCGGAGAAGATCAAGGAGGTAAAGGCGCGGGGATTGCGCGTGGCCATGGTCGGCGACGGTGTCAACGACGCGCCCGCCCTGGTGGAGGCGGACGTCGGGATCGCCATCGGGGCGGGCACGGACGTCGCCATCGAGTCGGCGGACATCGTGCTGGTCCGCTCCGATCCCCGAGACGTGGTGGCCATCCTGGAACTTTCCCGGGCGACCTATCGCAAGATGATCCAGAACCTGTGGTGGGGTGCCGGCTACAATATCGTGGCGATCCCTCTTGCTGCCGGGGTTGCTTACAGCGTTGGCCTGGTGCTTTCCCCGGCGGTGGGGGCGGCCCTGATGTCCGTTTCCACGGTGATCGTCGCCATCAACGCCAAGCTCCTCCAGAGGGTTCGGCTCACCGCATAG
- a CDS encoding cation diffusion facilitator family transporter — MRESHRRVLWIVFTINAVMFFVEGSAGLIAHSISLLADALDMLGDALVYGFSLFVLARSAHWQAVAALVKGGFMLALGLGVLGTAIYKVFHPVMPDIETMGIVGVLALLANLVCFFLLYRSRGYNLNMSSSWLCSRNDLIANVGVLLAASSIYLLASRWPDIIVGALISGVFLRSALNVLQQSLQALRAQGAPPVARTGKVRHW; from the coding sequence ATGCGCGAGAGTCACAGGCGTGTGCTGTGGATCGTGTTCACCATCAACGCTGTCATGTTTTTCGTGGAAGGCTCGGCGGGCCTAATCGCCCATTCAATTTCGCTGCTGGCGGACGCGCTGGACATGCTGGGCGATGCCTTGGTGTACGGGTTCAGCCTCTTCGTGTTGGCACGATCGGCGCACTGGCAGGCAGTTGCTGCCCTGGTAAAGGGCGGCTTCATGCTCGCGCTTGGGCTTGGTGTGCTGGGGACGGCGATCTACAAAGTGTTTCACCCCGTCATGCCGGATATCGAAACGATGGGAATCGTCGGCGTGCTGGCACTCCTCGCCAATCTCGTGTGCTTTTTTCTTTTGTACCGATCCCGTGGCTACAACCTAAACATGAGTTCCAGTTGGCTGTGCTCTCGAAATGACTTGATCGCCAACGTCGGTGTTTTACTCGCCGCCAGCAGCATTTACCTGCTTGCCTCGCGCTGGCCTGACATCATCGTCGGAGCCCTTATCTCCGGTGTGTTTCTCCGTTCCGCGCTTAATGTCCTGCAGCAATCCTTGCAAGCACTACGTGCACAGGGAGCGCCTCCCGTGGCAAGAACAGGAAAAGTGCGTCATTGGTGA
- a CDS encoding TraG/VirB4 family ATPase, which yields MRALKEFRSKAYGLPDLLPWAALVDNGIVLNKNGSLMAGFYYTGPDLDSSTNAELAAMSNRINSALSMGDGWVLNCDAIRIPAPGYAPEGSFPDRTTRLIDAVRRVRFESADAGYTSRFVLTLTFFPPPDAATKMGDFLIDGEDKGSPGSNNLQRFKERIKEIQGRLSGFLKIRRMEDHVDENTGEIINSEILQYLEYCVSFRNRPFRLSMVPMYLDAVLGRHELITGFNPQIGNLHIAALAIEGFPAMSSPGILDFLSRLPVSYRWSNRFIYLDPQDAEKQLNRYRSRWSQKRKSALNVVRESQGGQATHINIHADQQTNDTVVAMAEASSGEVRFGYYTSVILLAHESEKVVLDIARDVQKVIENHGFGVRIEDVNAVEALMGAMPGNTYANVRRPLIHTLNLAHLLPFTNVWAGPDENACPFYPPHSPVLMRANTDGNTPFRIALHAGDLAHTVILGPTGMGKSTLLSMLVAQQFRYAHAQVFAFDKGYSMFPLVGAAGGQHYDIAGDAHDLAFCPLGRVDKPSEQSWAAEWVESLVALQLGKNTPITPRMRDEIYRAIVQLGTSTTEMRQRTLGALVTVIQDDALRSALNYYTLKGPAGHLLDAESDGLGEDVFQVFEMEHLMNLGEKILLPVLTYLFHRIEQRFKGQPTLLVLDEAWVMLGHDTFKAKIREWLKVLRKANVAVIFATQSLSDLIKSGIADVIFESCPTKILLPNPEALTDQLRPLYESIGLNARQIEILASAIPKRQYYMMHPDGRRLFELGLSGPELAFVGASGKEDIAHIRELREAHDWQWPAVWLRERGESDAADLWESY from the coding sequence ATGCGTGCCTTAAAAGAATTTCGCAGCAAGGCCTATGGCTTGCCTGACCTTCTGCCCTGGGCGGCGCTGGTCGATAACGGCATCGTGCTCAACAAAAATGGCAGCCTGATGGCAGGCTTCTACTACACCGGCCCGGATCTGGACTCTTCTACCAACGCGGAGCTGGCCGCGATGTCCAACCGCATCAACTCCGCCTTGTCTATGGGCGATGGCTGGGTGCTGAACTGCGATGCCATCCGTATACCCGCTCCTGGCTATGCCCCGGAAGGCAGCTTTCCCGATCGCACTACACGCCTCATTGACGCTGTTCGCCGGGTGCGCTTCGAGTCGGCAGACGCCGGGTATACCAGTCGTTTTGTTCTGACGCTCACATTCTTCCCCCCTCCGGATGCCGCCACAAAGATGGGTGACTTCCTGATTGATGGAGAAGATAAAGGGTCGCCGGGCAGCAACAATCTGCAGCGTTTCAAAGAACGCATCAAGGAAATTCAAGGGCGACTTTCGGGCTTCCTGAAAATCCGTCGCATGGAAGACCACGTTGATGAGAACACCGGCGAAATCATCAATAGCGAAATCCTGCAATATCTCGAATATTGCGTGAGTTTCCGCAACCGGCCCTTTCGGCTCTCCATGGTCCCCATGTATCTGGACGCCGTACTCGGACGGCACGAGCTGATTACCGGCTTTAACCCGCAGATCGGCAATCTACATATCGCAGCACTTGCCATTGAAGGCTTCCCTGCGATGTCCTCACCCGGGATTCTCGACTTCTTATCGCGTCTTCCGGTGTCTTACCGGTGGTCCAATCGCTTCATCTATCTGGATCCGCAGGATGCCGAAAAACAGCTGAACCGTTACCGCAGCCGCTGGAGCCAGAAGCGCAAATCCGCGCTCAATGTGGTCAGGGAGAGTCAGGGCGGGCAGGCAACGCACATCAATATCCACGCGGATCAACAGACTAACGATACCGTCGTTGCCATGGCCGAAGCATCCAGTGGGGAAGTGCGCTTCGGGTACTACACCAGCGTCATTCTCCTCGCCCATGAAAGTGAGAAAGTCGTGCTGGACATCGCTCGTGACGTGCAGAAGGTGATAGAAAACCATGGCTTCGGCGTCCGTATCGAGGACGTGAACGCGGTTGAGGCACTGATGGGCGCCATGCCCGGGAACACCTATGCCAATGTACGGCGACCGCTGATTCACACCCTGAATCTGGCGCATCTTCTCCCCTTCACCAATGTCTGGGCAGGCCCCGATGAAAACGCCTGTCCGTTCTATCCTCCCCATAGCCCAGTGCTCATGCGTGCGAATACCGATGGCAACACGCCATTCCGTATTGCACTACATGCTGGCGATTTAGCGCATACCGTCATACTGGGTCCTACAGGTATGGGCAAATCCACGTTACTGTCCATGCTGGTGGCTCAGCAGTTCCGTTACGCCCATGCCCAGGTCTTCGCCTTTGATAAGGGCTATTCCATGTTCCCGCTGGTCGGTGCCGCCGGTGGCCAGCACTACGATATTGCCGGTGACGCGCACGATCTGGCGTTCTGTCCCTTGGGCAGGGTGGACAAACCCTCTGAGCAGTCCTGGGCGGCCGAGTGGGTAGAAAGTCTGGTTGCGTTGCAGCTGGGCAAAAACACCCCTATCACGCCGCGCATGCGCGATGAAATTTATCGGGCCATCGTACAGTTGGGGACCAGTACGACGGAAATGCGGCAGCGGACCTTGGGCGCACTGGTGACGGTCATTCAGGATGACGCACTGCGTAGCGCACTGAATTACTACACCCTGAAAGGCCCGGCGGGGCACCTGCTGGACGCCGAGAGCGATGGGCTGGGGGAAGATGTGTTCCAGGTGTTTGAAATGGAACACCTGATGAATCTCGGTGAGAAAATCCTGTTACCGGTACTGACTTACCTGTTCCACCGGATTGAGCAGCGATTCAAAGGCCAGCCAACGCTGCTGGTTCTCGATGAGGCCTGGGTCATGCTGGGACATGACACCTTCAAGGCCAAAATTCGGGAATGGCTCAAGGTACTGCGCAAGGCCAATGTCGCCGTCATCTTTGCCACGCAGTCCCTGAGCGATCTGATCAAGTCCGGCATTGCGGATGTCATTTTTGAATCCTGCCCGACGAAGATTCTGTTGCCGAACCCAGAGGCACTGACGGACCAGTTGCGGCCCTTGTACGAGTCCATCGGACTCAATGCCCGCCAGATTGAAATTCTGGCTTCCGCCATTCCGAAGCGCCAGTACTACATGATGCACCCCGATGGGCGGCGCCTCTTTGAGTTGGGCTTGTCTGGTCCGGAACTGGCCTTTGTAGGCGCATCGGGCAAAGAAGACATTGCCCATATCCGTGAACTACGTGAAGCCCACGATTGGCAATGGCCAGCCGTCTGGCTGCGCGAGCGTGGCGAAAGTGACGCTGCTGATCTTTGGGAATCCTACTAA
- the trbD gene encoding conjugal transfer protein TrbD codes for MDQSPRQEISIHQSLHKPMLVLGGERNLVLMLGVLAGIFIFSLAQLWAAVIGIILWVFGTWGLAQLAKYDPILSKTGKRSIQYKKYYPASATPFARNRAIK; via the coding sequence ATGGACCAATCACCCAGGCAAGAAATTTCCATCCACCAATCCCTCCATAAACCGATGCTGGTTCTGGGGGGCGAGCGCAACCTCGTACTCATGCTGGGTGTTCTTGCGGGTATCTTCATCTTTTCGCTGGCTCAACTTTGGGCGGCAGTCATCGGGATCATCCTTTGGGTTTTTGGCACCTGGGGCTTGGCGCAACTGGCCAAATACGACCCGATATTGAGCAAAACCGGAAAGCGCAGCATTCAGTACAAGAAATATTACCCGGCATCGGCCACGCCCTTTGCCCGCAATCGCGCCATTAAATAA
- a CDS encoding cation diffusion facilitator family transporter, giving the protein MAHDSHDHAGHTAGHHHTHTHSHAHGPANYGRAFAIGGALNLSFMLAEVVFGMIGHSLALLADAGHNMSDILGLLMAWGATALSRRQPSARFTYGLRSSSILVALANAVFLLVVTGGIAWEAIQRMLHPTPVASGIVIGVAAFGVAINTGTALLFMAGRKGDLNIRAAFLHMAGDAAVSLGVVLAGIGMLFTDWFWLDPAVSLLISAVIVIATWGLLRDSLNLTLHGVPEGIETQAVRAYLAALPDVAAVHDLHIWAMSTTETALTVHLVMPNGHPGDALLNRIGNELQRRFRIDHPTLQVEAGDPAHPCALAPDHRV; this is encoded by the coding sequence ATGGCACACGACTCTCATGACCATGCCGGTCATACCGCTGGTCACCATCATACCCACACGCATAGCCATGCCCACGGTCCGGCAAACTATGGTCGCGCTTTTGCCATCGGAGGGGCGCTCAACCTGAGCTTCATGCTGGCTGAGGTCGTGTTTGGGATGATTGGACATTCCCTGGCTTTACTGGCGGATGCCGGACATAACATGAGTGACATCCTGGGCTTGCTCATGGCTTGGGGCGCCACGGCACTGTCTCGCCGCCAGCCCTCGGCGCGCTTTACCTACGGGCTGCGCAGCTCGTCAATTCTGGTGGCTCTGGCCAATGCCGTATTCCTGTTGGTGGTGACTGGCGGGATCGCCTGGGAAGCGATTCAGCGCATGCTGCATCCCACGCCCGTGGCAAGCGGCATAGTCATTGGCGTCGCAGCCTTCGGAGTGGCGATCAATACCGGAACCGCCCTGCTGTTCATGGCGGGGCGCAAGGGCGATCTGAATATCCGAGCAGCGTTTCTGCACATGGCGGGCGATGCCGCCGTATCGCTCGGGGTGGTCCTGGCGGGGATCGGGATGCTGTTTACCGACTGGTTTTGGCTGGATCCCGCGGTCAGCCTGCTCATCAGCGCGGTGATCGTGATCGCCACCTGGGGCTTGCTGAGGGATTCCCTCAACCTGACCCTGCACGGCGTGCCCGAAGGAATCGAAACCCAGGCGGTACGCGCCTATCTCGCCGCCCTGCCGGATGTGGCGGCGGTACATGACCTGCACATCTGGGCCATGAGCACCACCGAAACGGCGCTGACCGTGCATCTGGTCATGCCCAACGGCCACCCCGGAGACGCGCTCCTGAACCGGATCGGCAATGAATTGCAGAGGCGCTTTCGCATCGACCACCCCACCTTGCAGGTGGAGGCTGGCGATCCGGCCCACCCGTGCGCACTGGCGCCGGATCATCGGGTTTGA
- a CDS encoding NAD(P)/FAD-dependent oxidoreductase, translated as MKKQITVVGNGFASMFFIGYFLAIPAFPIIAYFFRRIYSRYDITVIGNGKFIYFPAIPEFITKKRNKADITIDIRPFLRRRSIRFIEGVVIDIQDGGRTVITHDGEYRNDYLFIGIGPAFRKDDIPGTEDYTYSPCYGPDDMDGFVKKLESLSGGVIYVGYKINRRDGFVAGRPGPMYECACLLDYALRERGVRNNFEIHFFSPDRSPGEKGAITDRLRERGIILDDGYEPVEFLDGGMADKDGTFRKADLVLYSPEITGPSLVQKSCLPMSIGGHIDVDKYGQVKGLPHVFAAGDCANHENPPPWVPHQAHMAQLRASAAAKNMKAVLSGKRPVNLYRQELSCILDMKNDAMWLHRSEDGRPPFRNVFPRRSKNLIFVKEAFERIFLFYLRYL; from the coding sequence ATGAAGAAACAAATCACTGTTGTAGGCAATGGATTCGCGTCCATGTTTTTCATTGGCTACTTTCTTGCCATCCCCGCCTTTCCCATCATCGCGTATTTCTTTCGAAGGATATATTCCCGATACGACATTACAGTCATCGGAAATGGTAAATTCATTTACTTTCCGGCAATTCCTGAATTTATTACGAAGAAACGAAACAAAGCAGATATCACTATTGATATTCGTCCATTCCTTAGGCGGCGAAGCATTCGCTTTATTGAGGGTGTGGTTATCGATATACAAGATGGTGGACGGACTGTGATTACCCATGACGGAGAATATAGGAATGACTATCTATTTATTGGCATAGGGCCAGCCTTTAGGAAAGACGATATTCCTGGAACAGAAGACTACACATATTCGCCATGTTATGGTCCTGATGACATGGATGGATTTGTAAAAAAACTGGAATCCCTGAGTGGTGGTGTCATATATGTCGGTTATAAGATTAACCGGAGGGACGGTTTTGTTGCCGGACGTCCCGGCCCCATGTATGAATGCGCCTGCCTCTTGGACTACGCCTTGAGAGAAAGAGGGGTAAGAAATAATTTTGAGATTCATTTCTTTTCCCCAGATAGAAGTCCGGGAGAGAAAGGTGCGATAACCGATCGACTGCGTGAGCGCGGGATTATCCTTGACGATGGATATGAGCCAGTAGAATTTTTAGATGGAGGGATGGCTGATAAGGATGGCACGTTTAGGAAGGCCGATTTGGTCCTCTATTCCCCTGAAATAACGGGACCATCGCTTGTGCAGAAGTCATGCCTTCCCATGTCCATTGGAGGCCACATTGATGTGGATAAATATGGGCAAGTAAAGGGACTGCCTCATGTTTTTGCCGCGGGAGATTGCGCTAATCACGAAAACCCACCGCCATGGGTGCCGCATCAAGCCCATATGGCCCAACTTCGAGCTAGCGCAGCGGCAAAAAACATGAAAGCGGTTTTAAGTGGCAAGAGACCAGTGAATCTTTATAGACAGGAGCTTTCCTGTATACTGGACATGAAAAATGACGCCATGTGGCTACACAGATCGGAGGATGGTAGACCCCCATTTCGAAATGTCTTTCCGCGACGTTCGAAGAATTTGATTTTTGTAAAGGAAGCATTTGAACGGATATTTTTGTTCTATCTTCGGTATTTGTAG
- a CDS encoding TolC family protein — MSDVQRSSGNKHFLKWVAAIRRGSGPLSLPVMLMMVCGPYASAAPLSLQSAEAIALRQNPGLGALTQKIAELRHKAVAVAQLPDPHLDLGALNLPLNSFSMNQQQMSMLSVGLSQTFPSFGKLGLEGQQAGIEAQAAADTLRGQSAELVLLLRRAWLQALYTENAMATVRHQEQLEAESVQAALALYRSAQGSQAEVLRAQLARDNLANDISKLQAERASDLAQIAQILNLPEPPSIEKQWPNLPPPPTLAEMEARLSGQPLLRAAQAQTRAAQMGVQVAKTGYWPDVTVSVGYGQDFYPGSPNWLSAGVNLSLPIFPGDRQDQDVAAAQARAQQAQYRYDDQHLALTQQARAAFARYESYKIQLQRMDRQLLPTARNAFSATLAAYSAGRAGLNTVLRTQKEVLDYALTRLQYRRDLAISAAELDFLTTQGEMQP, encoded by the coding sequence ATGAGCGATGTGCAAAGAAGTTCTGGAAATAAACATTTTCTAAAGTGGGTTGCGGCTATTCGCAGGGGCTCAGGGCCACTCTCCCTTCCCGTCATGCTGATGATGGTGTGCGGCCCTTATGCCAGTGCCGCCCCATTGAGCCTGCAGAGCGCGGAAGCAATTGCCCTGCGGCAAAATCCCGGTCTCGGCGCCCTGACCCAAAAGATTGCGGAATTGCGGCACAAAGCCGTGGCGGTGGCCCAGTTGCCCGATCCGCATCTTGATCTCGGTGCCCTGAACCTGCCCCTCAACAGCTTCTCCATGAACCAGCAGCAGATGAGCATGCTGAGCGTGGGCCTGAGTCAGACTTTCCCCTCTTTTGGCAAACTGGGGCTGGAAGGACAGCAGGCGGGGATTGAGGCCCAGGCGGCCGCCGACACCCTGCGCGGTCAGTCCGCCGAGCTGGTGTTGTTGCTGCGCCGTGCCTGGCTGCAAGCCCTTTATACCGAAAATGCCATGGCCACGGTCCGGCATCAGGAACAGTTGGAGGCCGAAAGTGTGCAAGCGGCACTGGCGCTCTACCGCTCCGCTCAAGGGTCACAGGCCGAGGTACTCCGTGCCCAACTGGCGCGCGACAACCTGGCCAATGATATCAGCAAATTGCAGGCGGAGCGGGCAAGCGATCTGGCGCAAATCGCCCAGATTCTGAACCTGCCGGAACCGCCGTCCATAGAAAAGCAATGGCCGAATCTGCCGCCACCCCCCACTCTTGCCGAAATGGAAGCCCGACTTTCCGGCCAGCCCCTCCTGCGCGCCGCCCAGGCGCAAACCCGTGCCGCGCAAATGGGCGTGCAGGTAGCCAAAACCGGCTATTGGCCGGACGTCACCGTCAGCGTCGGTTATGGCCAGGATTTCTACCCCGGCAGCCCCAACTGGCTGTCAGCGGGGGTTAACCTGAGCCTGCCGATATTCCCGGGGGATCGCCAGGACCAGGACGTTGCCGCCGCCCAGGCCAGGGCCCAGCAGGCGCAATATCGCTATGACGATCAACACCTGGCCCTGACCCAGCAGGCGCGCGCCGCCTTTGCCCGCTATGAATCCTACAAAATCCAGTTGCAGCGCATGGATCGGCAACTGCTGCCCACCGCACGGAATGCCTTTTCCGCAACGCTCGCCGCCTACTCGGCGGGGCGCGCCGGACTGAACACGGTGTTGCGCACCCAGAAGGAAGTGCTGGACTACGCCCTGACCCGCCTGCAATACCGCCGCGACCTGGCCATCAGCGCCGCAGAACTGGATTTCCTCACCACCCAAGGAGAGATGCAACCATGA
- a CDS encoding cysteine desulfurase family protein: MNDLPIYLDCNATTPIDPLVALAMQPWLGKHFGNPSSSHPYGKEAKAAVETARAEVAALIGGRPRDMIFCGSATEANNLAIFGVARALRGNRRHLVTSAIEHPSVMQPMRWLEAEGWELTVLPVDGTGRVRMEATAQAIRRDTALVSVMLANNETGAMQPVSEIAALAHVHGALMHVDAAQAAGKIPIDVHDLGTDLLTLAGHKFHAPKGVGALYVRAGTPILPIMAGANHERGLRPGTENVPHIVALGTAARLAQERLVREATRLHALRDALHERLVIAIPGLLLNGHPTERLPNTLNLSFPGVAGWQLLAATPEIAASTGSACHAGGQTVSDVLAAMSVSREQALGALRLSLGRFTTEAEINGAANALINAWRDLTSTAGR; the protein is encoded by the coding sequence ATGAACGATTTGCCGATCTACCTCGACTGCAATGCCACCACCCCGATAGACCCATTGGTGGCACTGGCCATGCAGCCGTGGTTAGGGAAACATTTCGGTAATCCTTCTTCCTCGCATCCTTATGGCAAGGAGGCGAAGGCGGCAGTGGAAACGGCGCGGGCGGAGGTGGCGGCGCTGATCGGTGGGCGGCCAAGAGATATGATCTTCTGCGGCAGCGCCACGGAAGCCAACAACCTAGCAATTTTCGGCGTAGCGCGGGCCTTGCGGGGGAATCGGCGCCACTTGGTCACATCGGCGATCGAACACCCCTCGGTGATGCAGCCCATGCGCTGGCTGGAAGCTGAAGGCTGGGAGCTCACCGTGTTGCCGGTGGACGGCACGGGCCGCGTGCGGATGGAGGCGACGGCGCAGGCTATCCGCCGCGACACAGCCCTGGTGTCCGTGATGCTCGCCAACAACGAAACAGGGGCAATGCAACCCGTCTCGGAAATCGCCGCCCTCGCTCATGTCCACGGCGCACTCATGCATGTGGATGCCGCCCAGGCGGCAGGCAAGATCCCGATCGATGTCCATGATCTCGGCACCGACCTCCTCACTCTGGCGGGGCACAAGTTCCACGCGCCCAAGGGCGTGGGCGCGCTGTATGTGCGGGCAGGAACGCCCATTTTGCCGATCATGGCCGGGGCGAACCACGAACGGGGCCTGCGCCCTGGGACCGAGAACGTGCCGCATATCGTGGCCTTGGGCACGGCAGCCCGGCTGGCACAGGAACGGTTGGTTCGGGAAGCAACACGACTGCATGCATTGCGGGACGCCTTGCATGAACGGCTGGTTATCGCCATTCCCGGCCTGCTGCTCAACGGCCATCCTACCGAGCGCCTGCCTAATACCCTTAATCTCTCCTTCCCCGGCGTGGCTGGCTGGCAACTCCTCGCCGCCACCCCGGAGATCGCCGCATCCACGGGCTCCGCCTGTCATGCGGGTGGCCAAACAGTGAGTGATGTCCTGGCGGCGATGTCTGTGTCCCGGGAGCAAGCCTTGGGGGCGCTGCGTTTAAGTCTGGGCCGTTTTACCACTGAGGCGGAGATCAACGGGGCGGCAAACGCCCTGATCAACGCCTGGCGTGACCTGACGAGCACGGCGGGCAGATGA